The proteins below are encoded in one region of Bacteroidota bacterium:
- a CDS encoding sulfotransferase, whose product PAFYAACSSQEQLQTSIEGVESNGSRLQAIHTQFDAMAAWIGHPNVYFVKLEDLVGAPGARGNKKQAETLRHIAAFLGIHLDDIMLDVLQESLAASGSPALYEQIGSWKRALTAPQLVRMQVLMGDRLLALGYEAGSAPPNAQPKPAPAKLPERPLQSSPVAQDVRPAPRHSTSTYQGENLLFLISQPRAGSTLMQRVLGSHEAIHALAEPWVMLHPLYARRSQGIQTNYDANLARAALDDFVGALPGGWEDYMDGIRAMAGVWYNKVLTGTGKPLFLDKTPRYYHIIPDLAALFPAAKLMIQLRNPLAVLSSVLTTWVGKNWSRLSMHRDDILLAPARIAEALHVLGDRLITIRYETFVQDPDAEMLKLCSALGLRFNPEMLNYGANPAPPGRMGDSIGVHQHNRPQSGSLDKWKNTFTNPTYRLLAEIVLTLTGPEILSRLGYSFEGLYEQLLQLPMQDAGAVGRDQMIAMVAALQLSPENVERITPLMGPYLTGEQTATHQSLSI is encoded by the coding sequence CCCGCATTTTATGCAGCATGTTCTTCTCAAGAGCAATTGCAGACCTCCATTGAAGGTGTCGAAAGCAATGGCAGCCGGCTGCAGGCAATCCACACACAGTTTGATGCAATGGCAGCCTGGATTGGGCATCCCAACGTATACTTTGTCAAGTTGGAAGATCTGGTGGGCGCGCCGGGAGCGCGTGGCAATAAAAAACAGGCTGAAACGCTCCGGCACATTGCAGCATTTCTCGGGATTCATCTGGATGATATTATGCTGGATGTATTGCAGGAAAGTCTTGCGGCCAGCGGTTCTCCGGCATTGTATGAACAAATCGGTAGTTGGAAGCGAGCCTTGACAGCACCGCAACTTGTGCGCATGCAGGTGCTTATGGGAGATCGGCTGCTGGCACTGGGCTACGAAGCCGGCAGTGCCCCTCCGAATGCACAACCGAAACCTGCACCAGCAAAGCTGCCTGAGCGGCCGTTACAGTCCTCACCTGTTGCGCAAGATGTAAGGCCGGCGCCACGCCACAGCACATCAACATACCAGGGAGAAAATCTACTCTTTCTAATATCGCAGCCACGGGCAGGATCAACATTGATGCAGCGTGTGCTCGGATCACATGAGGCAATCCATGCATTGGCTGAACCATGGGTGATGTTGCATCCACTTTATGCACGTCGTTCACAAGGGATACAAACCAACTATGATGCTAACCTTGCAAGAGCAGCCCTGGATGATTTTGTGGGGGCGCTCCCCGGGGGCTGGGAGGACTACATGGATGGGATCCGGGCCATGGCTGGTGTGTGGTACAACAAGGTACTCACAGGTACCGGTAAACCGCTGTTCCTCGACAAAACCCCGCGCTACTATCACATCATTCCTGACCTGGCAGCTTTATTTCCGGCTGCAAAGCTGATGATCCAGCTTCGGAATCCGCTTGCGGTATTGTCTTCTGTGCTTACTACCTGGGTGGGCAAAAACTGGAGCCGGCTGAGTATGCACCGTGATGATATTTTACTGGCGCCGGCGCGCATTGCCGAAGCCCTGCATGTACTGGGCGATCGATTGATTACCATTCGGTACGAGACTTTTGTTCAGGATCCCGATGCAGAAATGCTGAAACTTTGCAGTGCGTTGGGCCTCCGTTTCAACCCGGAGATGTTGAACTATGGTGCCAATCCTGCGCCTCCAGGCAGGATGGGAGATAGCATTGGCGTACATCAACACAACCGGCCGCAGTCTGGTAGCCTGGATAAGTGGAAAAATACGTTTACAAATCCAACGTACCGTTTACTGGCTGAGATTGTCCTCACGCTCACAGGCCCAGAGATCCTGTCTCGGCTGGGCTACAGTTTTGAAGGCCTTTATGAACAGCTGCTGCAGCTTCCGATGCAGGACGCCGGCGCAGTGGGGCGCGACCAAATGATTGCCATGGTGGCAGCACTTCAGCTTTCACCCGAAAACGTAGAACGCATTACGCCCTTGATGGGGCCATATCTTACTGGTGAGCAAACAGCAACACACCAATCGCTCAGCATCTAG
- a CDS encoding NeuD/PglB/VioB family sugar acetyltransferase: MVSIDMDNMLLLGGGGHGSVVAATARALGYKLVGFADRSAARVPYADAVWLGDAEPTQLRQQLPAGVSVANGFGYIGQGILRAAQYKQWLAEGFAFPALIHPHAIVAEQVEIEAGAQIMAGAVVQHQARVGQNVIVNTGAVIEHGCVVEAHAHVASGSVLSGEVHVGRGCHVGAGATVIQGVQLGAGSVIGAGSVVVRDVAPYTRVLGVPAHHTVKVLPKRHFD; the protein is encoded by the coding sequence ATGGTCAGTATCGATATGGACAACATGCTGCTCCTTGGGGGCGGTGGTCACGGTAGTGTCGTTGCCGCAACCGCGCGAGCATTAGGGTACAAACTAGTAGGATTTGCAGATCGCAGCGCAGCACGCGTGCCCTATGCCGATGCTGTATGGCTGGGTGATGCGGAGCCCACACAACTGCGGCAGCAACTGCCAGCAGGCGTGTCTGTTGCTAACGGTTTTGGATACATCGGACAAGGGATCCTTCGGGCAGCGCAGTACAAACAATGGTTAGCTGAAGGATTTGCCTTTCCTGCCCTTATTCACCCACACGCTATCGTCGCTGAACAAGTTGAGATCGAAGCCGGCGCGCAAATCATGGCCGGTGCAGTTGTGCAACACCAGGCCCGGGTCGGGCAAAATGTAATTGTTAATACAGGCGCTGTGATAGAACACGGTTGTGTGGTTGAGGCACATGCGCATGTGGCCTCGGGCAGTGTGCTCTCCGGTGAGGTGCATGTTGGCCGGGGATGCCACGTTGGCGCAGGTGCAACGGTGATACAAGGTGTCCAGTTGGGGGCAGGTAGCGTAATTGGTGCAGGGAGCGTGGTAGTCAGAGACGTTGCACCCTATACACGCGTCCTTGGCGTGCCTGCTCACCATACGGTAAAGGTGCTGCCAAAGCGACATTTTGATTAG